Proteins co-encoded in one Streptomyces sp. SLBN-31 genomic window:
- a CDS encoding zf-TFIIB domain-containing protein, translating into MQCPKCHAPMHTYNRNGVQIEQCSGCRGIFLDYGELEALTRLESQWSQPAPPPPSAPQAYPAPPAPAWGAPHGGGHYGGHHGGHHRHKSFGHMLFSS; encoded by the coding sequence ATGCAGTGTCCGAAGTGCCATGCGCCGATGCACACGTACAACCGCAACGGTGTCCAGATCGAGCAGTGCAGCGGCTGCCGCGGGATCTTTCTCGACTACGGCGAGCTGGAGGCGCTGACCCGGCTGGAGTCCCAGTGGTCCCAGCCCGCCCCGCCGCCCCCGTCCGCGCCGCAGGCCTACCCGGCCCCGCCCGCGCCGGCCTGGGGCGCCCCGCACGGCGGTGGTCACTACGGCGGCCACCACGGCGGTCACCACCGCCACAAGAGCTTCGGCCACATGCTGTTCTCCAGCTGA
- a CDS encoding aminoglycoside phosphotransferase family protein, translating to MTATALLAELTVRAEATAHTRTPGCPCGGSITLADRPDATVVRHADTVAKAHAPHTDLRDLAPRLAAAAHLPGILLPPLTATPVDLHGRAVTFWPYGTPVNPDAPDAAPWEAAATLLARLHRTPVPPAAAPLPPMRGPAKAADAVARLAAAATGSALAPHPAVAPVLRAWATLPAWARAEAPMPDATTLCHGDLHLGQLVRHPAPDGPWLLIDVDDLGTGIPAWDLARPAAWYACGLLPPDEWTRFLTAYRAGAGPAVPADGDPWPALDVPARALTVQTAARAVTKAVTGHRPLDEVEVSVIDACARMGSLPPQLTPVRAK from the coding sequence GTGACCGCCACCGCCTTGCTCGCCGAGCTCACCGTCCGAGCCGAGGCCACGGCCCACACGCGCACCCCGGGCTGCCCGTGCGGCGGGTCCATCACCCTGGCCGACCGGCCGGACGCCACCGTCGTGCGTCACGCGGACACGGTAGCCAAGGCCCACGCCCCCCACACCGACCTGCGCGATCTCGCTCCCCGTCTCGCGGCCGCCGCCCACCTCCCGGGCATCCTCCTGCCCCCGTTGACCGCGACCCCGGTCGACCTGCACGGCCGCGCCGTGACTTTCTGGCCCTACGGCACCCCCGTGAACCCGGACGCGCCCGACGCCGCCCCCTGGGAGGCCGCTGCCACCCTGCTCGCCCGCCTCCACCGCACCCCGGTCCCGCCCGCGGCCGCCCCCCTGCCGCCCATGCGCGGCCCGGCGAAGGCGGCCGACGCCGTCGCCCGGCTCGCCGCCGCGGCCACCGGCTCGGCCTTGGCTCCCCACCCCGCCGTCGCCCCTGTCCTGCGCGCCTGGGCCACGCTCCCCGCCTGGGCCCGGGCCGAGGCCCCCATGCCGGACGCCACCACCCTCTGCCACGGCGACCTCCACCTCGGCCAGCTCGTCCGCCACCCCGCCCCCGACGGCCCCTGGCTCCTCATCGACGTCGACGACCTCGGCACCGGCATCCCCGCCTGGGACCTCGCCCGCCCGGCGGCCTGGTACGCCTGCGGGCTGCTCCCGCCCGACGAATGGACCCGCTTCCTCACCGCCTACCGCGCCGGAGCAGGCCCGGCGGTTCCGGCGGACGGCGACCCGTGGCCCGCCCTCGACGTCCCGGCCCGCGCTCTGACCGTGCAGACCGCCGCCCGGGCCGTCACCAAGGCCGTCACCGGCCACCGCCCCCTCGACGAGGTCGAGGTGTCCGTGATCGACGCATGTGCCCGAATGGGTTCGCTCCCGCCGCAGTTGACCCCGGTCCGAGCGAAGTAG
- a CDS encoding serine/threonine-protein kinase, translating to MNMAMMRLRREDPRVVGSFRLHRRLGAGGMGVVYLGSDKKGQRVALKVIRPDLAEDQEFRSRFAREVSAARRIRGGCTARLVAADLDADRPWFATQYVPGPSLHDKVADEGPLAAADVAAVGAALSEGLVAVHEAGVVHRDLKPSNILLSPKGPRIIDFGIAWATGASTLTHVGTAVGSPGFLAPEQVRGAAVTPATDVFALGATLAYASMADSPFGHGSSEVMLYRVVHEEPQLHGVPDALAPLVRACLAKDPEERPSTLQLSMRLKEIAAREAQGPAEVRPPGPRTGEADRPTGRLADTYPETLREPQRRRPQGTPPPRGTSSSSRGAAPSQGGVPSRGGGSATGGSQSRGGGPSSRGGSSSSRSGSRPTPASRNGTRSGSGSRPAPRSGAGRPAPRTTGTGRRPANPRLLRQRLFVFVVVTLLVALGIAAAQGCQGPARGLGDDGHVVRQHQQQVQPGPGQGSQVCCSGT from the coding sequence ATGAACATGGCGATGATGCGCCTGAGGCGCGAGGACCCGCGCGTCGTCGGCTCGTTCAGGCTTCACAGACGGCTCGGCGCGGGCGGGATGGGCGTTGTGTACCTGGGCTCCGACAAGAAGGGGCAGCGGGTAGCACTGAAGGTCATCCGGCCTGACCTGGCGGAGGACCAGGAGTTCCGGTCGCGGTTCGCCCGCGAGGTCTCGGCGGCGCGGCGGATCAGGGGTGGGTGTACGGCCCGGCTGGTCGCCGCCGATCTGGACGCCGACCGGCCCTGGTTCGCGACACAATACGTGCCCGGTCCCTCGCTGCACGACAAGGTCGCCGACGAGGGACCGCTGGCCGCGGCCGACGTCGCGGCCGTGGGGGCCGCCCTGTCGGAGGGGCTGGTCGCGGTGCACGAGGCCGGTGTGGTGCACCGGGACCTCAAGCCGTCCAACATTCTGCTGTCCCCCAAGGGGCCGCGGATCATCGACTTCGGCATCGCCTGGGCGACGGGCGCCTCGACGCTCACCCACGTCGGCACGGCCGTCGGCTCCCCCGGCTTCCTCGCCCCGGAGCAGGTGCGGGGTGCCGCCGTCACACCGGCCACGGACGTGTTCGCGCTCGGGGCGACCCTGGCGTACGCGTCCATGGCCGACTCGCCCTTCGGGCACGGCAGTTCCGAGGTGATGCTGTACCGGGTGGTGCACGAGGAGCCGCAGCTGCACGGCGTCCCGGACGCGCTGGCCCCACTCGTGCGGGCGTGTCTGGCGAAGGATCCCGAGGAGCGGCCCAGCACGCTCCAGCTGTCGATGCGCCTGAAGGAGATCGCCGCCCGGGAGGCGCAGGGTCCCGCGGAGGTGCGTCCGCCCGGGCCGCGGACGGGCGAGGCGGACCGGCCCACCGGGCGGCTCGCCGACACTTACCCGGAGACGCTGCGCGAGCCGCAGCGGAGGCGTCCGCAGGGGACTCCTCCCCCACGCGGCACTTCTTCCTCGTCGCGCGGGGCCGCCCCGTCGCAGGGCGGGGTCCCGTCCCGAGGCGGCGGTTCGGCGACCGGCGGGAGCCAGTCCCGGGGCGGCGGCCCGTCGTCGCGGGGCGGCTCGTCCTCCTCGCGTTCGGGGTCCCGGCCCACGCCCGCCTCTCGCAACGGCACCCGTTCCGGCAGCGGGAGCCGGCCCGCGCCGCGCAGCGGTGCCGGGCGCCCGGCGCCCAGGACCACCGGGACGGGACGCCGGCCCGCCAATCCGCGGCTGCTGCGGCAGCGGTTGTTCGTGTTCGTGGTCGTGACCCTGCTGGTCGCGCTCGGCATCGCCGCGGCGCAGGGCTGCCAGGGGCCGGCGCGCGGTCTCGGCGACGACGGTCACGTCGTACGACAGCACCAGCAGCAGGTTCAGCCGGGTCCTGGCCAGGGGAGCCAGGTGTGCTGTTCGGGCACGTAG
- a CDS encoding NUDIX domain-containing protein — translation MERGEAIVAILRRGDRLLAIRRGPDVVRPGYWQPLSGRIEPGESQPEAVVREVREEVGLSAAPLAKVWESETDDGTFRLYWWTADAPDGEVVPDPAEVGDFRWVTPEEFLALDPVFDGDREFFERVLPNLEP, via the coding sequence GTGGAGCGGGGCGAGGCGATCGTCGCGATCCTGCGCCGCGGCGACCGGCTGCTGGCCATCCGCCGGGGTCCCGACGTCGTGCGCCCCGGCTACTGGCAGCCCCTGAGCGGCAGGATCGAGCCGGGGGAGAGCCAGCCGGAGGCCGTCGTCCGGGAGGTCCGCGAGGAGGTCGGCCTCTCGGCGGCACCCCTGGCCAAGGTCTGGGAGTCGGAGACCGACGACGGCACCTTCCGCCTCTACTGGTGGACGGCCGACGCGCCCGACGGCGAGGTCGTCCCCGACCCCGCCGAGGTCGGAGACTTCCGCTGGGTCACCCCCGAGGAGTTCCTCGCCCTCGACCCCGTCTTCGACGGCGACCGAGAGTTCTTCGAACGCGTCCTGCCGAACCTGGAGCCCTAG
- a CDS encoding RNA methyltransferase: MADLITVEDPDDPRLRDYTGLTDVELRRKREPAEGLFIAEGEKVIRRAKDTGYEMRSMLLSAKWVDVMRDVIDELPAPVYAVSPELAEQVTGYHVHRGALASMQRKPLPTAAELLQTARRVVVMESVNDHTNIGAIFRSAAALGMDAVLLSPDCADPLYRRSVKVSMGAVFSVPYARLDTWPKGLESVREAGFTLLALTPDEKAKALDEAAPHRMDRVALMLGAEGDGLSTQALVAADEWVRIPMSHGVDSLNVGAAAAVAFYAVATGRPQG; the protein is encoded by the coding sequence GTGGCCGATCTCATCACCGTCGAGGATCCCGACGACCCGCGCCTGCGCGACTACACAGGCCTGACCGACGTAGAGCTGCGCCGCAAACGCGAACCGGCCGAGGGCCTGTTCATCGCCGAGGGCGAGAAGGTCATCCGCCGGGCCAAGGACACCGGGTACGAGATGCGCTCGATGCTGCTGTCCGCCAAGTGGGTCGACGTCATGCGCGACGTCATCGACGAGCTCCCCGCCCCGGTCTACGCCGTCAGCCCGGAGCTCGCCGAGCAGGTCACCGGCTACCACGTGCACCGGGGCGCGCTCGCCTCGATGCAGCGCAAGCCGCTGCCGACGGCGGCCGAACTCCTGCAGACCGCACGCCGGGTGGTGGTCATGGAGTCGGTCAACGACCACACCAACATCGGCGCGATCTTCCGCTCGGCGGCGGCCCTGGGCATGGACGCGGTCCTGCTCTCGCCGGACTGCGCGGACCCCCTGTACCGCCGTAGCGTCAAGGTCTCCATGGGCGCGGTCTTCTCCGTCCCCTACGCGCGCCTCGACACCTGGCCCAAGGGCCTGGAATCGGTGCGCGAGGCCGGCTTCACGCTGCTCGCCCTCACCCCCGACGAGAAGGCCAAGGCCCTGGACGAGGCCGCCCCGCACCGGATGGACCGCGTCGCCCTGATGCTCGGCGCCGAGGGCGACGGCCTGTCCACGCAGGCACTGGTCGCCGCCGACGAATGGGTGCGTATCCCGATGTCGCACGGCGTGGACTCCCTGAACGTCGGCGCGGCGGCCGCGGTCGCCTTCTACGCGGTGGCCACGGGCCGCCCGCAGGGGTAG
- the cobA gene encoding uroporphyrinogen-III C-methyltransferase, whose amino-acid sequence MAEHPAYPVGLRLSGRKVVVLGGGQVAQRRLPALIAAGADVLLVSPEATPSVEAMAEAGEITWHRRGYADGDLADAWYALIATSDAEANVRASAEAEANRVWCVRSDDADAATAWTPATGTSEGVTVAVLTSRAGGRDPRHTAAIRDAVVEGLRDGTLVAPHHRTRTPGVALVGGGPGDPDLITVRGRRLLAEADVVITDHLGPRDLLAELSPGVEVIDAAKLPFGRFMAQEAINNALIEHAKQGKSVVRLKGGDPFVYGRGMEEVNALAEAGIPCTVVPGISSSISVPGAAGIPVTHRGVAHEFTVVSGHVAPDDARSLVDWPSLAKLTGTLVILMGVATIGKVAETLIAHGKSPDTPVALIQEGTTAAQRRVDATLATVAETVVTQEVRSPAVIVIGAVVKVGPETSA is encoded by the coding sequence ATGGCCGAACACCCCGCCTACCCCGTAGGCCTCCGCCTCTCCGGCCGCAAAGTGGTCGTCCTCGGTGGCGGCCAGGTCGCCCAGCGCCGACTCCCGGCGCTGATCGCCGCGGGCGCGGACGTCCTCCTCGTCTCGCCCGAGGCGACTCCCTCCGTCGAGGCGATGGCGGAAGCGGGCGAGATCACCTGGCACCGGCGCGGGTACGCCGACGGGGACCTGGCGGACGCCTGGTACGCCCTGATCGCCACCAGCGACGCGGAGGCGAACGTCCGGGCCTCCGCCGAGGCGGAGGCCAACCGCGTGTGGTGCGTACGCTCCGACGACGCGGACGCCGCCACCGCCTGGACCCCGGCGACCGGCACCAGCGAGGGCGTGACGGTCGCCGTCCTCACCAGCCGCGCCGGCGGCCGCGACCCCCGGCACACCGCCGCAATCCGCGACGCGGTCGTCGAGGGACTGCGCGACGGCACCCTGGTCGCCCCGCACCACCGCACCCGCACCCCGGGCGTCGCCCTCGTCGGCGGCGGCCCCGGCGACCCGGACCTGATCACCGTCCGAGGCCGCCGTCTGCTCGCCGAGGCCGACGTGGTCATCACCGACCACCTGGGCCCCCGCGACCTGCTCGCCGAGCTGTCCCCGGGCGTCGAGGTGATCGACGCGGCGAAGCTGCCGTTCGGACGCTTCATGGCCCAGGAGGCCATCAACAACGCGCTGATCGAACACGCCAAGCAGGGCAAGTCGGTCGTCCGGCTCAAGGGCGGCGACCCGTTCGTCTACGGCCGTGGGATGGAGGAGGTCAACGCGCTCGCGGAGGCCGGCATCCCGTGCACGGTCGTGCCCGGCATCTCCAGTTCAATCTCGGTCCCCGGCGCGGCCGGTATCCCGGTCACCCACCGCGGTGTCGCACACGAGTTCACGGTGGTCAGCGGGCACGTCGCCCCTGACGACGCGCGTTCCCTCGTCGACTGGCCGTCGCTGGCCAAGCTCACCGGGACGCTCGTGATCCTCATGGGCGTCGCCACGATCGGGAAGGTCGCCGAGACGCTCATCGCGCACGGCAAGTCGCCCGACACTCCGGTCGCGCTGATCCAGGAGGGCACGACCGCCGCCCAGCGGCGCGTCGACGCCACCCTCGCCACGGTCGCCGAGACGGTCGTCACGCAGGAGGTCAGGTCGCCGGCGGTCATCGTCATCGGCGCGGTCGTGAAGGTGGGCCCGGAGACCTCGGCGTAA